Within Chloracidobacterium sp., the genomic segment AACTAAGGTCGACCGAGCCAGGGTGATGGTCGAAAAGGCAGGACAGCCGACACCGGCGACCTTTGTCACAGGCGAACGCGGATATGAGGATCTGGTCAAACGGGACGACGTCGATTTTGTCTACATCGCGACACCCTGGGAGTGGCACACGCCGCAGGCTCTGGCCGCTATGAATGCCGGCAAACACACCGGCACCGAGGTTCCGTCTGCCTACACCCTCGAAGATTGCTGGAAGCTGGTCGATACATCCGAGAGAACTCGCCGACACTGTATGCTGATGGAAAATTGCTGCTACGACTATGATGAGTTGCTGGTGCTCAATATGGTCCGAGCCGGATTGCTCGGCGAGATCGTCCACGGCGAAGGCGCCTACAATCACGATCTGCGGGAAATACTATTTGAAACGCGAGACGAGGGACTTTGGCGTAGGCGTCATCACACACTTCGCGATAGCAATCTGTACCCGACGCACGGCCTCGGACCGGTCGCCAATTATATGGACATCAATCGGGGTGACAAGTTTGAGTATATGGTAGCGATGAATTCGGCCAGTCTGGGGCTGCAGCAATACCGCAAAGACCATTTGAAACCGGACGACCCGCGGCAGAAAGAGGTCTACAAGACGGGCGACTATAGCACTAACCTGATCAAGACGAACAAGGGCCGCACGATCCTCGTCCAACACAATGTTTCGTCACCTCGGCCATACGACCGCATCAACCTGATCCAGGGGACCAAGGGGATCTTTCGCGATTATCCGTCAAGGGTTTTTATAGACGGTCAGGAAGGCGGACACAAATGGCAGGACACAACGGCCTTCAAGGATAAATTTGAACACGACCTGTGGCGAAAGGAGGGTGAGGCGGCCAGAAAGCTCGGCGGACACGGAGGAATGGACTATATAATGTGCTACCGCCTGGCCGAATGTATGACAAAGGGCATCGCTCCTGACATCGACGTGTACGACGCTGCCGCGTGGTCGGCTCCTGGACCGTTGAGCGAGATCTCAAACGCCAAAGGGTCGATGCCGATCAAGTTTCCCGATTTTACACGCGGCCAGTGGCAAAAGAACCGTCTGTCGATACCATAAGTCTATTGTGGGTAGAGTTTCGCGTATCAGAACTGTGATGATTAGGGCTTTAGAGTGCCTTGGATTATTCATTAAACTTAGATAGATTGGAAACGGATTATCCGAGCTACCCAGATCTGACGTGTCGGTTACAAATATTAAAATGACCGCCCGATAACTTGGTTATCAGACGGTCTTTTTTTTATAACGACGTTAAAGTCGATACTTAGTTGTTAATTGGTGTGCCACTGGCCATCGTCATCACAGTTCCATCATCCGAAAGCATATCGTGGGCCAAACTGCTTGCCGGGTTATAATTAATGACACCGTTAGTCACGACCATAAAGTTACGCGTCCCTGTCTGGGTAACTCCCGAAGTTGTCGTCGGTCGTGCGGCTCCGTGGAATGTTGCCTGGTTTGTCGGCGAACTCGGACGACCTGCACCGGTAAACTCGTAACCGCTTTTTTTGGACCAGTCACCGGCGGTTGCCGGAGCTAGAGTGCTGTCAACAAGCGAGACTTGTGCGAGGGAATAGAACGCATTGGTCACGCCGGGATCGCCCGAGTAACTTCCGTTTCCGTAGGTCGATTGATAGGCTGCTTGGGCTCCGCTATAAGTTCTCAGCGTCGAGATCGCCGAGGATTCGTTCGCCGCACGCCTGGACGCTAGAAGGTTAGGGATAGCGATGGCCGCGATGATTCCGATAATGACTACCACGATGAGTAGTTCGATAAGAGAAAATCCTCTTTGATCTTTCATTTTTAGTTGCGTCTCCCGAAAATAACTATTCTTGGGCTGATGTGCCTTGTCGGGCAGAAGCTTTGCAATGTTTATGCCACAATGTGAGGGCGAACCCAAACAATCACTACGCTGTTTGTTTACAGTCACTTACAGGCAATAGAGGTGAGTAGCTCGTGACCGGCCGAGGTTGGCGATATAGACAATTTTTGGTCGTGACGGGAATGGGAGTTCCACCTTTTGTCACTTCCGGTCAACTGATTAAAAGAATTGTTAAAAGATGGAGGCGGCGATCGGAATCGAACCGATGAATAAAGGTTTTGCAGACCTCTGCCTTACCACTTGGCTACGCCGCCTTATAGAAAAGGATGAGGGCGGAAGAATATCGGATGAATAAGAAAAGTCTTACCTTCATCCTTCATCCTTCCGCCCTCATCCTTCAAAGAACTGGAGCGGGAGACGAGATTTGAACTCGCGACTTCGACCTTGGCAAGGTCGCGCTCTACCACTGAGCTACTCCCGCGTGGCAAATGATAATTTTAGCGAAACGACAAAAATTGTCAAGCTAACCGGCCACATTCGAGTTAATTTGTGACCGTAATGTTCTTAAGAAAGCTCCAATCGCCGCTCGGGCTTATCTTAACGTCGCCGATACGCTTTGTCGTTACGACTATATTAGCCGGATACCATAGCGGAAGAAGCGGCAATTCCGCACTGACATTGGCCCACGTCTTTCCGTATAGTTCCTTTGCTTTTGCTCGATCGATCGAATTTATGGCGTCCTCGACGTCCTTATCGACCTGAGCATTTACATATCGACTGCGGTTACAACACGCAACTGAGCCACCCGGGATCTTAGTCGAACTGAAAAGATCACGTAAGAAGATCGGATCCTGATTGCCGCCGACCCAGATCCCGGTGTACATCTGGAATTGGCCTTGGGCCAGTTGCTGGCGGATCGTACCGACCTCGAGAGTCTCGATCTGTACATTGAGGCCAATATCCGTCAATGAGCTTTGGATAACCTGAGCGTACTGATTGACCGCAAGATTGCCGGATCCATACTTGAAGACGATCGGTTCATTCTTGTATCCCGCGTCCTGCAAGAGTTGCTTGGCTTTGGCGATGTCATACTTGTATTCCGTGCCCGACGTATAGGCCCAAGACTGGGTCGGAAGTATCGAGTTTGCGACCTTTGCTTGGTCGAACAAT encodes:
- a CDS encoding Gfo/Idh/MocA family oxidoreductase, translating into MTDNGGISRREMLRNAALGSIGLGLLGGANVSAASSDSLLQRLIEGTKALNKTMVGVPFEKRDVVRVAIVGTGLRGTSILSEFLHLPNVRITALCDVVQTKVDRARVMVEKAGQPTPATFVTGERGYEDLVKRDDVDFVYIATPWEWHTPQALAAMNAGKHTGTEVPSAYTLEDCWKLVDTSERTRRHCMLMENCCYDYDELLVLNMVRAGLLGEIVHGEGAYNHDLREILFETRDEGLWRRRHHTLRDSNLYPTHGLGPVANYMDINRGDKFEYMVAMNSASLGLQQYRKDHLKPDDPRQKEVYKTGDYSTNLIKTNKGRTILVQHNVSSPRPYDRINLIQGTKGIFRDYPSRVFIDGQEGGHKWQDTTAFKDKFEHDLWRKEGEAARKLGGHGGMDYIMCYRLAECMTKGIAPDIDVYDAAAWSAPGPLSEISNAKGSMPIKFPDFTRGQWQKNRLSIP
- a CDS encoding prepilin-type N-terminal cleavage/methylation domain-containing protein, with product MKDQRGFSLIELLIVVVIIGIIAAIAIPNLLASRRAANESSAISTLRTYSGAQAAYQSTYGNGSYSGDPGVTNAFYSLAQVSLVDSTLAPATAGDWSKKSGYEFTGAGRPSSPTNQATFHGAARPTTTSGVTQTGTRNFMVVTNGVINYNPASSLAHDMLSDDGTVMTMASGTPINN